A single window of Brevundimonas naejangsanensis DNA harbors:
- a CDS encoding aminotransferase class IV, with product MAVAPELWIDGRPAGLEDLGHQALINYGALTSFVVEQGGVRGLDRHLDRLDRWALELFGEAVAEERLRAQMRAALGGRTEAWLRVSLFSRELSLRQPDWIGAPQVMISVSPPPSPLADGVRLQSQTYAREAPHLKHVAAMGLLRARRMARLAGYDDALFTDIEGRICEGSLWNVVFIQGDTVVWPDALMLDGVTQTLIREALDRAGSPQRTEVVRLSDLPRFNGAFACNSATPVAGIAAIDDHVFTAATDAVQHLNALWRSQPRQKI from the coding sequence ATGGCCGTCGCTCCTGAACTCTGGATCGACGGCCGTCCTGCCGGGCTTGAGGACCTGGGTCATCAGGCCCTGATCAACTACGGCGCCCTGACCTCCTTCGTTGTGGAGCAGGGCGGCGTGCGCGGGCTAGACCGACATCTGGACCGCCTCGACCGCTGGGCGCTGGAACTGTTCGGCGAGGCTGTCGCCGAGGAACGCCTGCGTGCTCAGATGCGAGCGGCTCTAGGCGGGCGAACCGAAGCCTGGCTGCGGGTCAGCCTGTTCTCCCGCGAACTGTCCCTGCGTCAGCCGGACTGGATCGGCGCGCCGCAGGTGATGATCAGCGTTTCGCCGCCGCCATCGCCGCTGGCCGACGGGGTGCGCCTGCAAAGCCAGACGTACGCCCGCGAGGCGCCGCATCTGAAGCATGTCGCCGCGATGGGCCTGCTGAGGGCGCGGCGCATGGCGCGGCTGGCGGGCTATGACGACGCCCTTTTCACCGACATTGAGGGCCGGATTTGCGAAGGCTCGTTGTGGAATGTCGTCTTTATTCAGGGCGATACGGTGGTCTGGCCCGATGCGCTCATGCTGGACGGCGTAACGCAGACCCTGATCCGCGAGGCGCTGGATCGCGCCGGGTCGCCGCAACGAACCGAGGTGGTGCGCCTGTCGGACCTGCCGCGCTTCAACGGTGCCTTCGCGTGCAACAGCGCCACGCCCGTGGCCGGGATCGCGGCCATCGACGACCATGTTTTCACCGCCGCGACTGATGCAGTGCAGCATTTAAACGCGCTTTGGCGATCACAGCCGCGTCAGAAAATCTAG
- the gyrA gene encoding DNA gyrase subunit A encodes MTDDSYQNAAPSAPGDISTITIEEELKRSYLDYAMSVIVSRALPDARDGLKPVHRRILYSMHDLNMTPERSYSKCARVVGDVLGRFHPHGDASVYMALVRMAQDFSMGLMLVDGQGNFGSVDGDMPASMRYTEAKMAPAAVALLTDIDKDTVDFQPNYDEKELEPVVLPARIPNLLVNGAGGIAVGMATNIPPHNLREVIDASVALLDDPNVSDDALLDIVPGPDFPTGGEIMGRTAPRNALRDGRGSVIVRGKASIEEIRKDRDAIIITELPFQVNKQTLIERIAEMVREKRLEGIADVRDESDRAGMRIVIELKRDASGDVILNQLYRYTALQSSFGVNMLALNHGRPEQMGLRALLEAFLEFREEVVVRRVKFELAKARDRGHVLVGLAVAVANIDEVIHIIRSSADPAEARERLQAKAWPVGDMMALVELIADPRTVLVEGDKISLTDEQARAILALTLSRLTGLGRDDIFGEARSLADTIQGHLTILSDRKNVLAIIREDLLLVKDQFGVDRRTLIGEGDAEMEDEDLIPREDMVVTVTHSGYVKRVALNAYRTQHRGGKGRSGMSMKDEDAITGVFSASTHTPVLFFATNGKAYKLKTWRLPLGNPQSRGKAFVNLLPIEPGDSIMNVLPLPEDEATWGDYDIMFATKSGDVRRNKLSDFATVNRAGKIAMKLEDGDGMVGVGLCTAEDDVLLTTALGRAIRFKADDVRVFKGRDSTGVRGIRLQDGDEVISMAILGRVDATPEERAAYVKHANAMRKALAGADAEDEGVPVEADDEEAGDAPISPERIAALGAAEQFILTVTETGFGKRSSAYEYRRTGRGGQGLTAHGLGGRAGTRLAAAFPVEESDDLMLVTDGGQMIRTPVSQVRIVGRSSQGVTIFRTGKDEKVVSVERLADSGGDDEDGDAGEAPAVEGGEA; translated from the coding sequence TTGACCGACGACAGCTACCAAAACGCCGCCCCTTCGGCGCCGGGCGATATCTCGACCATCACCATCGAGGAGGAGCTGAAGCGCTCCTATCTCGACTACGCCATGAGCGTGATCGTCAGCCGGGCTCTGCCGGACGCGCGCGACGGTCTGAAGCCTGTGCATCGCCGCATCCTGTATTCGATGCACGATCTGAACATGACGCCCGAGCGGTCGTATTCGAAGTGCGCCCGCGTGGTCGGCGACGTGCTGGGCCGGTTCCACCCGCACGGCGACGCTTCGGTCTATATGGCCCTGGTGCGCATGGCCCAGGACTTCTCCATGGGGCTGATGCTGGTCGACGGCCAGGGCAACTTCGGCTCGGTCGACGGCGATATGCCGGCCTCCATGCGTTACACCGAGGCCAAGATGGCCCCGGCCGCCGTGGCCTTGCTGACCGACATCGATAAGGACACGGTCGACTTCCAGCCGAACTACGACGAGAAGGAGCTGGAGCCTGTCGTCCTGCCGGCGCGGATTCCGAACCTGCTGGTCAACGGCGCGGGCGGCATCGCCGTCGGCATGGCCACCAACATCCCGCCGCACAACCTGCGCGAAGTGATCGACGCCTCGGTCGCCCTGCTGGACGATCCTAACGTCTCGGATGACGCCCTGCTGGATATCGTTCCGGGGCCTGACTTCCCCACGGGCGGCGAGATCATGGGCCGCACGGCCCCGCGCAACGCCCTGCGCGACGGGCGCGGTTCGGTCATCGTGCGCGGCAAGGCCTCGATCGAAGAGATCCGCAAGGATCGCGACGCCATCATCATCACCGAACTGCCGTTCCAGGTGAACAAGCAGACCCTGATCGAGCGCATCGCCGAAATGGTGCGCGAGAAGCGTCTGGAAGGCATCGCCGACGTCCGCGACGAGTCGGACCGCGCGGGCATGCGCATCGTCATCGAGCTGAAGCGCGACGCCTCGGGCGATGTGATCCTGAACCAGCTGTATCGCTATACGGCGCTGCAATCCTCGTTCGGCGTCAACATGCTGGCGCTGAACCACGGGCGGCCCGAGCAGATGGGCCTGCGCGCCCTGTTGGAGGCCTTCCTCGAGTTCCGCGAGGAGGTGGTGGTCCGCCGCGTGAAGTTCGAGCTAGCCAAGGCTCGCGATCGCGGCCACGTCCTGGTCGGTCTGGCCGTCGCCGTCGCCAATATCGACGAGGTGATCCACATCATCCGCAGCTCGGCCGACCCGGCTGAGGCGCGCGAGCGGCTGCAGGCCAAGGCCTGGCCGGTCGGGGACATGATGGCCCTGGTCGAGCTGATCGCCGACCCGCGCACCGTGCTGGTTGAAGGCGACAAGATCAGTCTGACCGACGAGCAGGCCCGCGCCATCCTGGCCCTGACTCTGTCGCGCCTGACCGGCCTGGGCCGCGACGACATCTTCGGCGAGGCGCGCAGCCTGGCCGACACCATTCAGGGCCATCTGACGATCCTGTCGGACCGCAAGAACGTCCTGGCCATCATCCGCGAAGACCTGCTGCTGGTGAAGGATCAGTTCGGCGTGGACCGCCGCACCCTCATCGGCGAGGGCGACGCCGAGATGGAAGACGAAGACCTGATCCCGCGCGAGGACATGGTCGTCACCGTCACCCACTCGGGCTACGTCAAGCGCGTGGCGCTGAACGCCTATCGGACCCAGCATCGCGGCGGCAAGGGCCGCAGCGGCATGTCGATGAAGGATGAGGACGCCATCACCGGCGTGTTCAGCGCCTCGACCCACACGCCGGTGCTGTTCTTCGCCACCAACGGCAAGGCCTATAAGCTCAAGACGTGGCGACTGCCGCTGGGCAATCCGCAGTCGCGCGGCAAGGCCTTCGTCAACCTGCTGCCGATCGAGCCGGGCGACAGCATCATGAACGTTCTGCCCCTGCCCGAGGATGAGGCGACCTGGGGCGACTACGACATCATGTTCGCCACCAAGTCGGGCGACGTGCGCCGCAACAAGCTCAGCGACTTCGCCACAGTGAACCGCGCGGGCAAGATCGCCATGAAGCTGGAAGACGGCGACGGCATGGTCGGCGTCGGCCTGTGCACGGCTGAAGACGATGTGCTGCTGACCACGGCGCTGGGCCGGGCCATCCGCTTCAAGGCCGACGATGTGCGGGTGTTCAAGGGCCGCGATTCGACCGGCGTGCGGGGCATCCGCCTGCAGGACGGCGACGAGGTCATCTCGATGGCTATCCTCGGTCGCGTCGATGCGACGCCGGAAGAACGCGCCGCCTATGTCAAACACGCCAACGCCATGCGCAAGGCGCTGGCCGGGGCCGATGCAGAGGACGAAGGCGTCCCGGTCGAGGCGGACGACGAAGAGGCCGGCGACGCTCCGATCTCGCCCGAACGCATCGCCGCGTTGGGCGCGGCCGAGCAGTTCATTCTGACGGTCACGGAAACCGGCTTCGGCAAGCGGTCCTCGGCCTATGAGTATCGCCGCACCGGTCGCGGCGGGCAGGGGCTGACGGCCCACGGCCTGGGCGGCCGCGCGGGCACGCGCCTGGCCGCCGCCTTCCCGGTCGAGGAGTCGGACGATCTGATGCTGGTCACCGACGGCGGTCAGATGATCCGCACCCCGGTCAGCCAGGTCCGCATCGTCGGTCGCTCGAGCCAGGGCGTGACCATCTTCCGCACCGGCAAGGACGAGAAGGTCGTTTCGGTCGAGCGTCTGGCGGACTCCGGCGGCGACGATGAAGACGGCGACGCGGGCGAGGCCCCGGCGGTCGAGGGCGGCGAGGCCTGA
- a CDS encoding superoxide dismutase family protein: MRLAASKLIAPSALAITLIAGAACSQSPAAPPASDAAPAASTEAAARATPGQTAQVAIINGQGAEAGKATLTQGATGLLIKVEAAGLTPGWHGIHIHATGQCEAPFTSAGAHINHGDPKQPHGLLNADGPDDGDLPNVFADTTGAVNAEVFTTRARLADAGPGQWLLDDDGSALVIHANADDHSSQPIGGAGDRVACAVIKAQ, translated from the coding sequence ATGCGTCTAGCCGCTTCGAAACTGATCGCTCCCAGCGCTCTCGCCATCACCCTGATCGCCGGGGCCGCTTGCAGCCAGAGCCCGGCCGCGCCGCCGGCTTCCGACGCCGCTCCTGCAGCTTCCACCGAGGCCGCCGCCCGCGCGACGCCGGGTCAGACGGCGCAGGTGGCCATCATCAACGGGCAAGGCGCCGAAGCGGGCAAGGCGACGTTGACGCAAGGCGCCACGGGCCTGCTGATCAAGGTCGAAGCTGCCGGCCTGACGCCCGGCTGGCACGGCATCCACATCCACGCCACGGGCCAGTGCGAGGCGCCCTTCACCTCGGCCGGCGCCCATATCAACCACGGCGATCCGAAGCAGCCGCACGGCCTGCTGAACGCCGACGGGCCCGACGACGGCGACCTGCCCAACGTCTTCGCCGACACGACAGGCGCGGTGAACGCCGAAGTCTTCACCACCCGCGCTCGCCTGGCCGACGCCGGTCCGGGCCAGTGGCTGCTGGACGACGACGGCTCGGCCCTGGTGATCCACGCCAACGCCGACGACCATTCCAGCCAGCCGATCGGCGGCGCGGGCGACCGCGTGGCGTGCGCCGTCATCAAGGCGCAGTAA
- a CDS encoding DMT family transporter, producing the protein MLRERRKVAPCGKHEGVSSSSSSPHALTPLEIAAIVAVLVIWGVNNAAAKVATEMLPPLMTGALRFAIAAACLVWFVRPPFPNWKSLLIIAVVGGPIHYGLIYLAFWLAHDVSPVTVATQLWIPLTSLFAFLMLGERISRMATVGLVIAFAGVAWMTLDPHALNDWKAILVGALGASAWALTTVIARRTTSIPPLKMQGLLALMAFPVLTLGSALFENGQWEAAKAATPLVWGTLIWAGVISSVFATSLMFWLVQRREAGRVTPYLLGSPLVSIMIGGLFMGDVLTPQILIGVAISLLGVVTVALGERGLRAGAPAKV; encoded by the coding sequence ATGCTTCGTGAGAGGCGAAAGGTCGCGCCTTGTGGCAAGCATGAGGGCGTGTCCAGCTCCTCCTCCTCCCCGCACGCGCTGACGCCGCTTGAAATCGCGGCTATCGTGGCCGTTCTGGTCATCTGGGGCGTGAACAACGCCGCCGCCAAGGTCGCCACCGAAATGCTGCCGCCGCTGATGACGGGCGCGCTGCGTTTCGCCATCGCCGCGGCCTGTCTGGTCTGGTTCGTGCGGCCGCCGTTCCCGAACTGGAAGAGCCTGCTGATCATCGCCGTGGTGGGCGGCCCGATCCACTATGGCTTGATCTATCTGGCCTTCTGGCTGGCCCATGACGTCAGCCCGGTGACGGTCGCCACCCAGCTGTGGATCCCCCTGACCTCCCTGTTCGCCTTTCTGATGCTGGGCGAGCGGATTTCGAGGATGGCGACGGTGGGTCTTGTGATCGCCTTCGCAGGCGTGGCGTGGATGACGCTGGATCCCCACGCGCTGAACGACTGGAAGGCCATTCTGGTGGGCGCGCTGGGCGCATCGGCCTGGGCGTTGACAACGGTGATCGCGCGCCGGACGACCTCCATCCCGCCCCTGAAGATGCAGGGGCTCCTGGCTCTGATGGCGTTTCCGGTGCTGACGCTGGGGTCGGCGCTGTTCGAGAACGGGCAGTGGGAAGCCGCCAAGGCTGCAACGCCGCTGGTGTGGGGCACGTTGATCTGGGCGGGGGTGATCTCGTCCGTGTTCGCCACCAGCCTGATGTTCTGGCTGGTCCAGCGGCGCGAGGCCGGGCGGGTGACGCCCTATCTGCTCGGGTCGCCCCTGGTGTCCATCATGATCGGCGGCCTGTTCATGGGCGACGTGCTGACGCCGCAGATCCTGATAGGCGTCGCCATTTCCTTGCTGGGCGTAGTGACGGTGGCCCTGGGGGAGCGCGGCCTGCGCGCCGGCGCCCCCGCCAAGGTTTGA
- the ssb gene encoding single-stranded DNA-binding protein — MAGSVNKVILIGNLGRDPEIRSLNNGDRVANLRIATSETWRDKSTGERKEKTEWHSVVIFNDNIVKVVENYLKKGSTVYIEGSLQTRKWTDQQGVEKYSTEIVIQRFNGQLTMLGGRGDSQGGGDRGGYGGGRDDDYSSGFSTGGANKPSGPKESYDLNDDIPF, encoded by the coding sequence ATGGCGGGCAGCGTCAACAAGGTCATCCTCATCGGCAATCTGGGCCGCGATCCGGAAATCCGTTCGCTGAACAACGGCGACCGCGTCGCCAACCTGCGCATCGCCACCTCGGAAACCTGGCGCGACAAGTCGACCGGCGAGCGCAAGGAAAAGACCGAGTGGCACTCGGTGGTCATCTTCAACGACAACATCGTCAAGGTGGTAGAGAACTATCTGAAGAAGGGCTCGACCGTTTACATCGAAGGTTCGCTGCAGACCCGCAAATGGACGGATCAGCAGGGCGTCGAGAAGTATTCGACCGAGATCGTCATCCAGCGCTTCAACGGCCAGCTGACCATGCTGGGCGGCCGTGGCGACAGCCAGGGCGGCGGTGATCGCGGCGGCTACGGCGGCGGTCGCGACGACGACTATTCCTCGGGCTTCTCCACCGGCGGCGCCAACAAACCCTCGGGCCCGAAGGAAAGCTACGATCTGAACGACGACATTCCGTTCTAA
- a CDS encoding transcriptional regulator, with product MAVINNSYLLGLYGLAGGAGAGSAGQSAPKPKTQPTPPWTLSGKEKPSQSDLLRTALSGRKLVNEDNAVLDVKGVSSSDYRKIFALYQGLTMLEALTNRAGERGVTRMETEQLSRRFASGMTEVMDFLNSAQFEGVRVIQGVSASQSQSTAAVPRDNPKYLTGPIHDGALTDEVAAFQGDVRFGITVKTTTGSQTVDIDLAEMGATPRTMDAVVQHINGKLEEAGVQTRIHRQMIEAEPRTVKAGDKTITLPAGPARWGLTVAGVSLETISFTPAEARDSIQVVQGAGSKGAHEVLKFDPDGNPVAGAGGGFWVEGRSGVSSLPDGVETVRASAAGPDGSMWIVADVSTGASTQPIKGQGDVVLMKLDSAGNVVVSRALGAASKASGYAIAVDADGRVAVAGSVIGALVPGEAGASATTADSFVTVFDAQGREQWTQRRGAKAEDEATAVSFGADGRVYVAGRAKSAMPGTLAVGGWDGYVQAFSESQVHSLAPITATATGATQFGTAGDDNVQAMTVDGDNLYTAGVENGAFVVRHFRIGATGAPELLSVRNLGSSSGGEIAGLAVADGRLILSGASGNGALNAGQVANAHAGGQDAFVAVLSTDLAASGADRVTYYGGAGDDTAADVKVHEGKVWLTGVSDRAIGAKAEDPSRGYLARLDVQTGQVEWSQTWTAADGQAKPLALTVSSGGASVLDRLGLPQGEISQSQSKTLVDATAVRAGDRFYVQNPATGRKTAVTIDAKDTLQSLARKIEMASGRYLKVTVKTDRDYVTGMDGDARVTSGGVQRLSITSADGRAGAVLTPGEAGRDALAGLGLTPGFIGKTQDKTKTFGIDLSPLLNLSSAEAIAKSRDQVQLAIKAMRDAYRALDPASDKPKVTGQAPAYLQAQLANYQAALARLTG from the coding sequence GTGGCGGTGATCAACAACAGCTATCTGCTGGGTCTTTATGGTCTCGCCGGAGGAGCGGGCGCGGGCTCGGCTGGGCAAAGCGCGCCCAAGCCGAAGACGCAGCCGACCCCGCCGTGGACCTTGAGCGGCAAGGAAAAGCCCAGCCAGTCGGACCTTCTGCGTACGGCCTTGAGCGGGCGAAAGCTCGTCAACGAGGACAATGCCGTTCTTGACGTCAAGGGCGTCTCCTCCAGCGACTACCGCAAGATTTTCGCCCTGTATCAGGGGCTGACCATGCTTGAGGCCCTGACGAATCGCGCGGGCGAACGCGGGGTCACCCGCATGGAGACCGAGCAACTGTCGCGGCGGTTCGCTTCCGGCATGACGGAGGTGATGGATTTCCTCAATTCCGCTCAGTTCGAAGGCGTGCGCGTGATTCAGGGCGTCTCGGCCTCGCAGAGCCAGTCGACCGCGGCCGTACCACGCGACAATCCCAAATATCTGACCGGCCCGATCCACGACGGCGCCCTGACCGACGAGGTCGCCGCCTTCCAGGGCGATGTGCGGTTCGGGATTACGGTGAAAACCACGACCGGAAGCCAGACGGTCGATATCGACCTGGCGGAGATGGGGGCGACGCCGCGCACGATGGATGCGGTGGTGCAGCACATCAACGGCAAGCTGGAAGAGGCGGGCGTCCAGACCCGCATCCACCGTCAGATGATCGAGGCCGAGCCGCGCACGGTCAAGGCGGGCGACAAGACTATAACCCTTCCGGCCGGCCCGGCGCGCTGGGGGCTGACGGTCGCCGGCGTCTCGCTGGAGACGATCAGCTTCACCCCCGCCGAGGCGCGGGATTCGATTCAGGTCGTACAGGGCGCAGGCAGCAAGGGCGCCCATGAGGTGCTGAAGTTCGACCCGGACGGCAATCCGGTAGCGGGCGCCGGCGGCGGGTTCTGGGTCGAGGGCCGCAGCGGCGTCTCGTCCCTGCCGGACGGCGTCGAGACGGTGCGGGCCAGCGCGGCCGGGCCGGACGGTTCGATGTGGATCGTGGCCGATGTCAGCACCGGCGCCTCGACCCAGCCGATCAAGGGGCAGGGCGACGTCGTTTTGATGAAGCTGGATTCGGCGGGCAATGTGGTCGTCAGTCGCGCTCTGGGCGCGGCGTCCAAGGCCAGCGGCTACGCCATCGCCGTGGATGCGGACGGGCGGGTGGCCGTGGCCGGGTCAGTGATCGGCGCCCTTGTGCCCGGCGAGGCCGGCGCCTCCGCCACGACCGCCGACAGTTTCGTCACCGTCTTCGACGCCCAAGGCCGCGAACAGTGGACCCAGAGGCGCGGCGCCAAGGCCGAGGATGAAGCGACCGCCGTCTCCTTCGGCGCCGACGGGCGGGTCTATGTGGCGGGGCGGGCCAAGTCGGCCATGCCGGGGACCTTGGCCGTAGGCGGCTGGGACGGCTATGTTCAGGCCTTCAGCGAAAGCCAGGTCCACAGTCTGGCGCCGATCACGGCGACGGCGACCGGGGCGACCCAGTTCGGCACGGCCGGCGACGACAACGTCCAGGCCATGACCGTCGACGGCGACAATCTTTACACAGCGGGCGTTGAGAACGGCGCCTTTGTCGTGCGTCATTTCCGTATCGGCGCGACGGGCGCGCCCGAGCTTCTGAGCGTGCGCAATCTGGGCTCCTCTTCGGGCGGCGAGATCGCTGGTCTTGCGGTGGCGGACGGGCGGCTGATCCTCTCGGGCGCGTCCGGCAACGGCGCCCTGAACGCGGGTCAGGTCGCCAATGCTCATGCCGGCGGTCAGGACGCCTTTGTCGCCGTCCTGTCCACGGACCTGGCCGCATCGGGCGCGGATCGGGTGACCTATTACGGCGGCGCGGGCGACGACACCGCCGCCGACGTCAAGGTGCATGAGGGCAAGGTCTGGCTGACCGGGGTGTCGGATCGCGCCATCGGGGCCAAGGCCGAAGACCCATCGCGCGGCTATCTGGCGCGACTGGACGTGCAGACGGGGCAGGTTGAGTGGAGCCAGACCTGGACGGCGGCGGACGGCCAGGCCAAGCCCCTGGCCCTGACGGTGTCTTCGGGCGGCGCCAGCGTGCTGGACCGGCTGGGCCTGCCGCAGGGCGAGATCAGCCAGAGCCAGTCCAAGACCCTGGTGGATGCGACGGCGGTGCGTGCGGGCGACCGTTTCTATGTGCAGAACCCGGCGACAGGCCGCAAAACGGCGGTGACGATCGACGCCAAGGACACCTTGCAGTCGCTGGCGCGCAAGATCGAAATGGCGTCGGGCCGTTATCTGAAGGTCACGGTGAAGACCGATCGCGACTATGTCACCGGCATGGACGGCGACGCGCGGGTGACCAGCGGCGGGGTCCAGCGCCTTTCCATCACCAGCGCCGACGGGCGGGCCGGGGCGGTTCTGACGCCAGGCGAAGCGGGGAGGGACGCCCTGGCGGGACTGGGCCTGACGCCCGGCTTCATCGGCAAGACGCAGGACAAGACCAAGACCTTCGGCATCGACCTGTCGCCGCTGCTGAACCTGTCCAGCGCAGAGGCCATCGCCAAGTCGCGCGATCAGGTGCAACTGGCGATCAAGGCCATGCGCGACGCCTATCGCGCCCTGGACCCGGCAAGCGACAAACCCAAGGTGACGGGTCAGGCCCCGGCCTATCTGCAGGCGCAGCTGGCCAACTACCAGGCCGCCCTGGCGAGACTCACAGGCTAA
- a CDS encoding flagellin: MTNSVITNASALIALQNLNATNSKLAVTQSRVNTGLKVQGAKDNAATWAIAQNQRADMNALESVKTSLNRATSVADVALAAGQQISDILVELRQKATAAADPSASDATRKAYNDEFQSLLKSLQSFADNATFDGENILNGKVGGTRPATPAGLTPLDFLANADASETITMNRQDLSLEGLGLELAGGVFPNLLQQADAEWALNAVETALTSASGKLAELGAQSKQIEKHTLFVTKLMDSLEVGVGNLVDADMARESARLQALQVQQQLGAQALSIANQAPQIILSLFKG, from the coding sequence ATGACCAACAGCGTAATCACCAATGCGTCGGCGCTTATCGCGCTTCAGAACCTGAACGCCACCAACTCCAAGTTGGCGGTGACCCAGAGCCGAGTGAACACCGGGCTGAAGGTCCAGGGCGCTAAGGATAACGCCGCCACCTGGGCCATCGCGCAGAACCAGCGCGCCGACATGAATGCGCTGGAATCGGTCAAAACCAGCCTGAACCGCGCCACATCGGTCGCCGATGTGGCCCTGGCGGCCGGTCAGCAGATTTCCGACATCCTGGTGGAGCTTCGCCAGAAGGCCACGGCGGCGGCCGACCCGTCAGCGTCGGATGCGACGCGCAAGGCCTACAACGATGAATTTCAGTCGCTGCTGAAGTCTTTGCAGTCGTTCGCCGACAACGCCACCTTTGACGGCGAAAACATCCTGAACGGCAAGGTAGGCGGAACGCGACCCGCCACGCCGGCGGGGCTGACGCCGCTGGACTTCCTGGCCAATGCGGACGCGTCGGAGACCATCACCATGAACCGGCAGGATCTAAGCCTAGAGGGTTTGGGGCTTGAGCTGGCTGGCGGCGTGTTCCCTAACCTTCTCCAGCAGGCGGACGCAGAGTGGGCGCTCAACGCCGTCGAGACGGCTCTGACCAGCGCCAGCGGCAAGCTGGCTGAGCTGGGCGCTCAGTCCAAGCAGATCGAAAAGCACACGCTGTTCGTCACCAAGCTGATGGATTCGCTGGAAGTCGGCGTCGGCAATCTGGTGGACGCGGACATGGCGCGTGAAAGCGCGCGGCTTCAGGCCTTGCAGGTGCAGCAGCAGCTCGGCGCCCAGGCTCTGTCGATCGCCAACCAGGCGCCGCAGATCATCCTGTCGCTGTTCAAGGGCTAA
- a CDS encoding flagellar protein FlaG — protein MADNVVGVSSVTYLDREPQGGAVEAQQPVQGAQKDNDDAGRYRLTIERESTGYVYKTLDRVTGEVVRQFPREEVLKLRQSPAYDVGKIIKTEI, from the coding sequence ATGGCTGACAATGTCGTGGGAGTGTCCAGCGTAACCTACCTCGATCGCGAACCGCAGGGCGGGGCTGTCGAGGCGCAGCAACCTGTGCAGGGGGCGCAGAAAGATAACGACGACGCAGGTCGTTACCGATTGACGATCGAGCGCGAGTCGACCGGGTACGTCTACAAGACCCTGGATCGCGTCACCGGGGAGGTGGTTCGCCAGTTCCCTCGTGAAGAGGTCCTGAAGCTGCGTCAGAGCCCGGCCTATGACGTGGGCAAGATCATCAAGACCGAGATCTGA
- a CDS encoding flagellin, translating to MANSINTNVGALVALQNLNATNRDLNVTQNRVNTGFKVATAKDNGAIFAIATNQRADIASLDAVKNSVSRGQSLVDVALAAGDTVVEAFKELKGIAVALETVETGSAAETAYQADYDALVEEIDSAIDGAKFDGINLFDGTVTTVRTGLDSTATYDVGFAAAVTSGVTAGTYATADAVQTAIEGFTANLATLGTQSKSLGRQNVFVGKLQDALEVGVDNLVAADLAKESARLTALQTKQQLGVQALSIANQSSSILLGLFR from the coding sequence ATGGCTAACAGCATCAACACGAACGTTGGCGCCCTCGTTGCGCTGCAAAACCTCAACGCGACCAACCGTGACCTCAACGTCACGCAAAACCGCGTGAACACGGGCTTCAAGGTCGCCACCGCCAAAGACAACGGCGCGATCTTCGCCATCGCCACCAACCAACGCGCTGACATCGCCTCGCTGGACGCCGTCAAGAACTCCGTCTCGCGCGGTCAATCGCTGGTGGACGTCGCCCTGGCGGCCGGCGACACCGTCGTCGAAGCCTTCAAGGAACTGAAGGGCATCGCCGTCGCCCTGGAAACCGTCGAGACCGGCAGCGCCGCCGAGACGGCCTATCAGGCGGACTATGACGCGCTGGTGGAAGAAATCGATTCGGCTATCGACGGTGCCAAGTTCGACGGCATCAATCTGTTCGACGGCACGGTCACGACCGTCCGCACGGGGCTGGATTCGACCGCGACCTATGACGTGGGCTTCGCCGCCGCTGTCACCTCGGGCGTCACGGCTGGCACCTACGCCACCGCTGACGCTGTTCAGACGGCGATTGAGGGCTTCACCGCGAACCTGGCGACGCTGGGCACCCAGTCCAAGTCGCTGGGCCGTCAGAACGTCTTCGTCGGCAAGCTGCAGGACGCTCTGGAAGTCGGCGTCGACAACCTGGTGGCGGCCGACCTGGCCAAGGAAAGCGCTCGCCTGACGGCTCTGCAGACCAAGCAGCAGCTGGGCGTGCAGGCGCTGTCGATCGCGAACCAGTCCAGCTCGATCCTGCTGGGCCTGTTCCGCTAA
- a CDS encoding M15 family metallopeptidase, giving the protein MSFRLSQRSRAALQGVHPDLVVVVEAAIELTPVDFMVSEGLRTAARQAELVRAGASRTLNSRHLTGHAVDVAAWVDGQVRWDWPLYPRIAEAFKAAAKTRGVRLIWGGDWPRLRDGPHFELDRRAYP; this is encoded by the coding sequence ATGAGCTTCCGGCTTTCGCAGCGCTCCCGCGCCGCGCTGCAGGGGGTGCATCCCGATCTGGTCGTGGTCGTCGAAGCGGCCATCGAGCTGACGCCAGTAGACTTCATGGTCTCCGAGGGCCTGCGCACGGCGGCGCGTCAGGCGGAACTGGTGCGGGCGGGGGCCAGCCGGACGCTGAACTCGCGGCACCTGACCGGGCACGCGGTCGATGTGGCCGCCTGGGTCGATGGGCAGGTCCGCTGGGACTGGCCGCTCTATCCGCGCATCGCCGAGGCCTTTAAGGCGGCGGCGAAAACCCGGGGCGTGCGGTTGATCTGGGGCGGCGACTGGCCGCGCCTGCGCGACGGTCCGCATTTCGAACTGGACCGGAGAGCCTACCCATGA